One window of the Bubalus kerabau isolate K-KA32 ecotype Philippines breed swamp buffalo chromosome 9, PCC_UOA_SB_1v2, whole genome shotgun sequence genome contains the following:
- the SGK1 gene encoding serine/threonine-protein kinase Sgk1 isoform X1 — translation MGEMQGALTRARLESLLRPRHKKRAEAQKRSESFLLTGLAFMKQRRMGLNDFIQKIANNSYACKHPEVQSILKISPPQEPELMNANPSPPPSPSQQINLGPSSNPHAKPSDFHFLKVIGKGSFGKVLLARHKAEEAFYAVKVLQKKAILKKKEEKHIMSERNVLLKNVKHPFLVGLHFSFQTADKLYFVLDYINGGELFYHLQRERCFLEPRARFYAAEIASALGYLHSLNIVYRDLKPENILLDSQGHIVLTDFGLCKENIEHNGTTSTFCGTPEYLAPEVLHKQPYDRTVDWWCLGAVLYEMLYGLPPFYSRNTAEMYDNILNKPLQLKPNITNSARHVLEGLLQKDRTKRLGAKDDFMEIKNHVFFSLINWEDLINKKITPPFNPNVSGPSDLRHFDPEFTEEPVPNSIGRSPDSLLLTASVKEAAEAFLGFSYAPPMDSFL, via the exons CTTTTATGAAACAGAGAAGGATGGGCCTGAATGACTTTATTCAGAAGATTGCCAATAACTCCTATGCATGCAAACA CCCTGAAGTTCAGTCCATTTTGAAAATCTCCCCACCTCAGGAGCCTGAGCTTATGAATGCCAACCCTTCTCCTCCA CCGAGTCCCTCTCAGCAAATCAACCTGGGCCCATCATCCAATCCTCATGCTAAACCATCTGACTTTCACTTCTTGAAAGTAATTGGAAAAGGCAGTTTTGGAAAG gttCTCCTGGCAAGACACAAAGCAGAAGAAGCATTCTATGCAGTTAAAGTTTTACAAAAGAAGGCAATCCTGAAAAAGAAGGAG GAAAAGCATATTATGTCGGAGCGGAATGTTCTCCTGAAGAACGTGAAACACCCTTTCCTGGTGGGCCTTCACTTCTCTTTCCAGACGGCCGACAAACTGTACTTCGTCCTAGACTATATTAACGGTGGAGAG TTGTTCTACCATCTCCAGAGGGAGCGATGCTTCCTGGAACCACGGGCTCGATTCTATGCTGCTGAAATAGCCAGTGCCTTGGGTTACCTGCACTCTCTGAACATCGTTTATAG agactTAAAACCAGAGAATATTTTGCTAGATTCACAAGGACACATTGTCCTTACTGACTTTGGACTCTGCAAGGAGAACATTGAACACAATGGCACAACATCCACCTTCTGCGGCACGCCCGAG TATCTGGCGCCTGAGGTGCTTCATAAGCAGCCCTATGATAGAACCGTGGACTGGTGGTGCCTGGGGGCCGTCTTATATGAGATGCTGTATGGCCTG CCTCCCTTTTATAGCCGTAACACAGCTGAGATGTACGACAACATTCTGAACAAGCCCCTCCAGTTGAAGCCAAATATTACAAACTCTGCAAGACATGTCCTGGAAGGCCTCCTGCAGAAGGACAGGACAAAGAGGCTGGGTGCCAAGGATGACTTT ATGGAGATTAAGAATCATGTCTTCTTCTCCCTGATTAACTGGGAAGATCTCATTAATAAGAAGATTACTCCCCCTTTTAACCCAAATGTG AGCGGACCCAGCGACCTGCGGCACTTTGATCCTGAGTTCACCGAAGAGCCGGTCCCCAACTCCATCGGCCGGTCCCCGGACAGCCTCCTGCTCACAGCCAGCGTCAAGGAAGCGGCTGAGGCCTTCCTGGGCTTTTCCTATGCACCTCCCATGGACTCTTTCCTCTGA
- the SGK1 gene encoding serine/threonine-protein kinase Sgk1 isoform X3, with protein MKQRRMGLNDFIQKIANNSYACKHPEVQSILKISPPQEPELMNANPSPPPSPSQQINLGPSSNPHAKPSDFHFLKVIGKGSFGKVLLARHKAEEAFYAVKVLQKKAILKKKEEKHIMSERNVLLKNVKHPFLVGLHFSFQTADKLYFVLDYINGGELFYHLQRERCFLEPRARFYAAEIASALGYLHSLNIVYRDLKPENILLDSQGHIVLTDFGLCKENIEHNGTTSTFCGTPEYLAPEVLHKQPYDRTVDWWCLGAVLYEMLYGLPPFYSRNTAEMYDNILNKPLQLKPNITNSARHVLEGLLQKDRTKRLGAKDDFMEIKNHVFFSLINWEDLINKKITPPFNPNVSGPSDLRHFDPEFTEEPVPNSIGRSPDSLLLTASVKEAAEAFLGFSYAPPMDSFL; from the exons ATGAAACAGAGAAGGATGGGCCTGAATGACTTTATTCAGAAGATTGCCAATAACTCCTATGCATGCAAACA CCCTGAAGTTCAGTCCATTTTGAAAATCTCCCCACCTCAGGAGCCTGAGCTTATGAATGCCAACCCTTCTCCTCCA CCGAGTCCCTCTCAGCAAATCAACCTGGGCCCATCATCCAATCCTCATGCTAAACCATCTGACTTTCACTTCTTGAAAGTAATTGGAAAAGGCAGTTTTGGAAAG gttCTCCTGGCAAGACACAAAGCAGAAGAAGCATTCTATGCAGTTAAAGTTTTACAAAAGAAGGCAATCCTGAAAAAGAAGGAG GAAAAGCATATTATGTCGGAGCGGAATGTTCTCCTGAAGAACGTGAAACACCCTTTCCTGGTGGGCCTTCACTTCTCTTTCCAGACGGCCGACAAACTGTACTTCGTCCTAGACTATATTAACGGTGGAGAG TTGTTCTACCATCTCCAGAGGGAGCGATGCTTCCTGGAACCACGGGCTCGATTCTATGCTGCTGAAATAGCCAGTGCCTTGGGTTACCTGCACTCTCTGAACATCGTTTATAG agactTAAAACCAGAGAATATTTTGCTAGATTCACAAGGACACATTGTCCTTACTGACTTTGGACTCTGCAAGGAGAACATTGAACACAATGGCACAACATCCACCTTCTGCGGCACGCCCGAG TATCTGGCGCCTGAGGTGCTTCATAAGCAGCCCTATGATAGAACCGTGGACTGGTGGTGCCTGGGGGCCGTCTTATATGAGATGCTGTATGGCCTG CCTCCCTTTTATAGCCGTAACACAGCTGAGATGTACGACAACATTCTGAACAAGCCCCTCCAGTTGAAGCCAAATATTACAAACTCTGCAAGACATGTCCTGGAAGGCCTCCTGCAGAAGGACAGGACAAAGAGGCTGGGTGCCAAGGATGACTTT ATGGAGATTAAGAATCATGTCTTCTTCTCCCTGATTAACTGGGAAGATCTCATTAATAAGAAGATTACTCCCCCTTTTAACCCAAATGTG AGCGGACCCAGCGACCTGCGGCACTTTGATCCTGAGTTCACCGAAGAGCCGGTCCCCAACTCCATCGGCCGGTCCCCGGACAGCCTCCTGCTCACAGCCAGCGTCAAGGAAGCGGCTGAGGCCTTCCTGGGCTTTTCCTATGCACCTCCCATGGACTCTTTCCTCTGA
- the SGK1 gene encoding serine/threonine-protein kinase Sgk1 isoform X2: MTVKTEAARDTLTYSRMRGMVAILIAFMKQRRMGLNDFIQKIANNSYACKHPEVQSILKISPPQEPELMNANPSPPPSPSQQINLGPSSNPHAKPSDFHFLKVIGKGSFGKVLLARHKAEEAFYAVKVLQKKAILKKKEEKHIMSERNVLLKNVKHPFLVGLHFSFQTADKLYFVLDYINGGELFYHLQRERCFLEPRARFYAAEIASALGYLHSLNIVYRDLKPENILLDSQGHIVLTDFGLCKENIEHNGTTSTFCGTPEYLAPEVLHKQPYDRTVDWWCLGAVLYEMLYGLPPFYSRNTAEMYDNILNKPLQLKPNITNSARHVLEGLLQKDRTKRLGAKDDFMEIKNHVFFSLINWEDLINKKITPPFNPNVSGPSDLRHFDPEFTEEPVPNSIGRSPDSLLLTASVKEAAEAFLGFSYAPPMDSFL; the protein is encoded by the exons ATGACGGTGAAAACCGAGGCTGCGAGAGACACCCTCACTTACTCCAGAATGAGAGGCATGGTAGCAATTCTCATCG CTTTTATGAAACAGAGAAGGATGGGCCTGAATGACTTTATTCAGAAGATTGCCAATAACTCCTATGCATGCAAACA CCCTGAAGTTCAGTCCATTTTGAAAATCTCCCCACCTCAGGAGCCTGAGCTTATGAATGCCAACCCTTCTCCTCCA CCGAGTCCCTCTCAGCAAATCAACCTGGGCCCATCATCCAATCCTCATGCTAAACCATCTGACTTTCACTTCTTGAAAGTAATTGGAAAAGGCAGTTTTGGAAAG gttCTCCTGGCAAGACACAAAGCAGAAGAAGCATTCTATGCAGTTAAAGTTTTACAAAAGAAGGCAATCCTGAAAAAGAAGGAG GAAAAGCATATTATGTCGGAGCGGAATGTTCTCCTGAAGAACGTGAAACACCCTTTCCTGGTGGGCCTTCACTTCTCTTTCCAGACGGCCGACAAACTGTACTTCGTCCTAGACTATATTAACGGTGGAGAG TTGTTCTACCATCTCCAGAGGGAGCGATGCTTCCTGGAACCACGGGCTCGATTCTATGCTGCTGAAATAGCCAGTGCCTTGGGTTACCTGCACTCTCTGAACATCGTTTATAG agactTAAAACCAGAGAATATTTTGCTAGATTCACAAGGACACATTGTCCTTACTGACTTTGGACTCTGCAAGGAGAACATTGAACACAATGGCACAACATCCACCTTCTGCGGCACGCCCGAG TATCTGGCGCCTGAGGTGCTTCATAAGCAGCCCTATGATAGAACCGTGGACTGGTGGTGCCTGGGGGCCGTCTTATATGAGATGCTGTATGGCCTG CCTCCCTTTTATAGCCGTAACACAGCTGAGATGTACGACAACATTCTGAACAAGCCCCTCCAGTTGAAGCCAAATATTACAAACTCTGCAAGACATGTCCTGGAAGGCCTCCTGCAGAAGGACAGGACAAAGAGGCTGGGTGCCAAGGATGACTTT ATGGAGATTAAGAATCATGTCTTCTTCTCCCTGATTAACTGGGAAGATCTCATTAATAAGAAGATTACTCCCCCTTTTAACCCAAATGTG AGCGGACCCAGCGACCTGCGGCACTTTGATCCTGAGTTCACCGAAGAGCCGGTCCCCAACTCCATCGGCCGGTCCCCGGACAGCCTCCTGCTCACAGCCAGCGTCAAGGAAGCGGCTGAGGCCTTCCTGGGCTTTTCCTATGCACCTCCCATGGACTCTTTCCTCTGA